Genomic segment of Melospiza georgiana isolate bMelGeo1 chromosome 12, bMelGeo1.pri, whole genome shotgun sequence:
CCAAGGCCTGACCGCTCCGGTAGGGAAACGATTGTTACTAATTGCTAACCTGAACCTACCTTGGCACACCTTGAGGCCTTTTTCCTCTCACCTCGAGCAAACACGACACAGCACAAGGtcccgacccccccggctgcTCCTCCTGTCAGGGcgctgtgcagagccagaagttCCCCCCTGAGGttgctccttttctccaggctgagcccctttcccagctgctccGGGTGCTCCAGACCTTTCCATAACAATCTCCATCTTTTCTGATGTAATTTTAATGTCGtttttgaagttattttaaCTACCACTGAACCCAAAGAGTGGCACAGACACTTCCCACGTGGAATAAACTTTCCCACACAGCCTCCCCACCCCCCAGCCGGACGCGGAGCCCTGCGGGTGTCCCCGCCAGTCTTCCCGAAGTCGCGACGGCTCCCACGAGGCCGTTCAGGCCCTCCACAAAACTCCCCGGCTGGCTCGGCCGGGCCGCAGGTGCGGAGGAGGCCGCTCCTGCCCAGCGAGCCCTGCGGCCGGTCGGGCAGCGGCAATGGAGAGCGGGGCGGCCCCTCCGCACGCCCGGGCCCCAGCAGGGGAGCGCTCCGGCCCCGGCTGCTCTCGCTGCgggccggccccggccccggccgccaCTCGGCCTCTCCCGCCAGGGcagggcggggcggggccgggcagggccgcgCCCGCTCCCCGCATCAGGGTCCCGCGTCCCGGGTCcgcgccccccccccccccccactcaccgcccggcccggcccggcccggccgctcccGCACGCGCCGCCGCTTCCGCCGCacgccccgccccgcgcgccCCCGCTGCGCGCGCCCATTGGCGGGGCGGGCGCTGCGCGCGCACCGTGACGGGCACGTGACGGCGTccggcggggcgggagcgcgCGGGACCAGACCGGCTCCACCCCCTGGGCCGGGACTATCCCACCGGGACCGGCCACACCCACCGAGGCAGGCCACACCCACCGGGAGCGGTCACACCCACCGGGACAGGCCACACCCCTCCGCGACCGGAACCACCCACCGGGACAGGCCACACACCCCCGGACCGGCTCCACCCACCGGGACAGGCCACACCCCTCTGGGACCAGCCCCACCCCTCCGGGACCGTCCCACCAGGACTGGCCCCACTCCCCGGGACCAGGACCATCCCACCGGGACGGGGACCATCCCACCCCTCCGGGACTGGCCACACTTCCCCGGGACCAGGACCATCCCACCGGGACTGAGACCATCCCACCGGGACCGAGACCGGGACCATCCCACCCCTCCGCGACTGGCCTCACTTCCCCAGGACCAGGACCATCCCACCGGGACCGGGAACATCCCAGCAGGAACATCCTGCCGTAAACACCTCACCGGGACAGGGccggccccgcggccgcggCTCCGCTGCTGTCGCCCGCCTTTCCGCCGCCCCGGTTCTGTGTTCCCCCCCGTGCCACTGCtgcttcctggcctggggcagaGCGGCCCCCGGCTGTCCCCGGTGCCGCCCCGAGCCCCCGGTAGCGGAGCAGAGACCAGCCGGGCACAAGGGCGTTTGTTTATTCAGCGCggggcagcagcggggcaggcgCCCCCCATCCTCGCCGGTGCCGGTGTGCAGCAGGATGGCTCCGTCCCCCTCCCGCCATGGCCGCCCCGTGCCCCCCTGTCCAGCCGCTCCCGCGCCGCCGCTCGGTGCCGCGGTCACCGCAGGCTGGAGCgggacagcagcaggggctCTCTGCGATGAGCGATGGGAGCAGGCCTGGCCCCACAGGGAGCGGCTGCCCCTCCAGGTTACCCAGCGGGATGTGGAGCTGTATCCGGGGAtggagccccagctgtgccgGCCTGTGAGCCCCTCCAGCCACGGCTTGCACAGCGAGGAGAGGGCTCAGTGCCACAGTGAGATGCCCAGAAAGGGACGCTCCACTGCAGGGGGAGTTCTGCCTCCAGCTGCACCTTGTCCCCCACCTGCACAGTgtcacagaatctcagaatggtttggattagAACTGAAggcccatcccattccaacccTCTGTCAtgggcaccttccactatcccaagctgctccaagtcccagcctggccttgggcactgccagggatccaggggcagccacggctgctctgggcaccctgtgccagggcctgcccaccctcacagggaacaattccttcccaatatcccatccatccctgccctctggcagcaggaagCTATTCCCTGTGTCCCATTACTTCAGACTCTTGTCCAAAGTCCACATTCTCCATCtctcttgtaggctcccttctAGTGTCCCCTGCAGGTGCGTCTGGAGGTGTCCCCTCTCCCATCCAAGGCACTGCAGTGTGTTCATGGCGCTGAGCAGGCTCCCTGAGCCCTGATCCCACTTGGAACaagctcctgcccagccagggctcctgctcctcatgCCAAACCAGAcctgcagcctggccagctCAGTGACAGATTCAcgcagcagagctggcagtcaGGGAGCTCGGGAAGCAGCACAAGGCCCATGTCCAAAGTGTCCCTGTTCCCACTGGGACCTGCTGCAGGAAGATGTTGGAGGGAAGCAGAGGCTCAGCGAGGATGAGGATGATCAaaggcacagccagcagagctcaggcatCACCAAGAACAGGCAGCAAATCCCCGTGCAGGGAGATGATGGGCTGAGCCCGGAGCTGAGGCCAGCTGGATCCACCCACCAGATCCCTaagcagcccccagagcagccctcccCCAGGGTCAGTGCCTCCACCCCAGCCACGAACGGTGTCTGCCACATGGGACCTGGTCCCAGGCCTTTCCCTGGCCGAGGGCAATGCCACAGAGGGCCTCTTGTTTGGAATCTTTTCAagacacttttatttttcccacttTCTCTAGGATGGCAAGTTCTGGATGCAAGTGGAtacagctgtgagcagtgtCTGCTAGTGGGGCAAGGACAGAGGTGGGAACAGCTGCTGTTTCATGCAGAGCACCCTCATTTTCAGCGTAATGTACTTTTTTAGCAAATAAACCTCTTCTAAGGGAAGTTTTCTTGCCGTGTGGAtggaatgaaattattttatgagaAGCAATTAAGTACAACTTTAGCCTCTGGCAGAGGCAGCCATCTGGCCACTAGGGCAGAAGGGGGTTCCCATGGGCAGAGTGGGTGTGCAGGGATCCTTCCAGTCCCAAATCCTGGGGGGACACAGCAGCTCTTCTTCGTGGGGAGCTCTGAGGCAGCCAATCCTCCCTCTCCTTGTTAGCCAGTTACTCATTGACTCACTTTACAGCCTGGGTAAACAGtgacagcagtgcccaggttgtccccctgccatgggttaCACCAGCCCTCACACAGGCATGGTCACTGCCAAACCTCTCTGTCCCCATGCCCAAACTCACCCCTCACCTCTGCTCCACGTAGGCACAGCCCAAAGCAGGGATGGCCCTGTGTAGAATGGAGAGGTGGGtttgggaagggagggggagcACCTGTGCTCCAGGAGAGTTAGGGGATGCTTCATAGCCTGCCCAGTCTTTGCTGCAGGGCCAAGGGGACAGAGCCATCCTTGTGCCCACACCTGCCCCAGGAACAGGGGGTTTGTTGCCCATGGAGCAGGGGGGACACACCTGGCAGGCAGGGGAAGCTGGCTGGTGATGGGCAAAGGATCTTTGCCTGCAGAGCGAGTGGGAGAGCTTGGTCCAGCAGacacagggctgctccagcagaggcTCTCCAGGGAGCACCTGCAAcctgggctgcctggggctggggggaacTGGCTCTGCTGGGGGCTATGGGGCAGGGGGCAGGCTGGAATCCGGCCACGATGGTGCCTGGAAATTAACATCCAGACTGGTCCCACCCATCTGTGATCTCCTTCAGAGCTGGCAGGCCCTGAGTTCACGGTCACAATGCAGGAGGGAAGCTGGCAAGCCAGAGACAGCCACTCCTTACCAAGTCAGtcctggagctccaggcaggaCACGGCAGGAGGAGCCTTCGTGTTTCTGCCCAGGAAACAGCGGCCGTTGCCCAGGTGGAGCAGGACCCTCCTCTTCacacctgcagccagctgggacagctggaaCTGCACGTCTTTCTGCCAGTAGGAATAGAGCAGCGGGTTCAGGAGGGagttgcccagccccagcagccagaggaagTTCTCGATGACTTTGTAGGGGAAGCACTCAGGGCAGGCCATCTGCACGATGCTGCAGATGAAGAAGGGCAGCCAGGAGAAGGTGAAGCACCCGATGAGCACGGCCACCGTGCGCATGGCCTTCATGTCACTGGTGGCACGGGGTGGGGGACAGCCGCcacccagccccgcctgctCCACCTCCTGGATATGCTGCACATGCACCGAGGCGATTTTCAGCATGTCACAGTAGAGgtagaggaagaggaagagtgCGGGGAAGAAGCCGAGGCAGAACATCGTGAGCATGTAGGAAGGCTGGAAGAGGTTGAAGAAGGAGCATTTCCAATGGTTGGAGATCCTCTGGAAGTATGGGATGAAGACCGGGAGGAAGCCGATGATGGCAGCAAAGAGCCAGAGCCCCACCAGGCACAGCCCGACCCGCGGGCCTGTCACCAGCTGGAAATAGTGGAAAGGCTTCCGGATGGCCAGGTGCCTGTCACATGCAACCAGGATCAGGGACAGGATGGAGGCAGCACAGGAAGACATCACAAAAGCCATTCTCAGGATGCAAAACTGCTGGGAAGCAGGAAAGGGCTGGGAAAGCTCATCCACAGCCAGGCCCATGACTGTAAAGCCAACCATGGCATCCGCCAAGGCAAGATTGAGGACGAAACAGAGCCCCTTGGAGCCTCTCTTCCGGATGTGGCAGAGCAGGATAATGGCCACCAGCATGTTGGCAGCGATGATGAGCGAGGCCAGCACGGTGAGGATGGCTCCCAGGGCCCAGCTGGCCATGGCTGCCTCACGTGAGACAcgccccagggatggagcatccccAACACGATTGTCAGCCATCACTCACCTGGGGCCTCTCAGCAGGTGCAACTTGGCAGCAGGCGCAGCCCCTCACTctccagggagcagggctgtctctgggggagcagcaggagcctggggagcagggctgtccctgggggaagcagagctctgccagcgcctgcctgcagcagggactgcTGGACTCGCTGCCGTGCCCACGGAGGTCCCTCCCCTCCAGCCACGTTTCCAGACAACCCTGGAGCAGGGGGTGAGCAGGGAGCACCTGGGCAGGAAGCTGCCGCGGTGGCACACGGGGCGGTGGCTGCCCCCCCAGGcaccaggggctggagcagagcagtgcctgctcagacacagaggctgggaatggggacaagCACAGAGTTCCCAAAGTCTAGCCCAGCTGGTGGGGCTCCTGGGGGTCACTGCCACACCCAGGACAGCTTCTTGATGCCGGGAGCAAGGAAACACCACTGACATCCTGCTGGAACAGCAGCCCTGAAGGCGACCTGGTTACAATGAGGAACAGCACTGACAAGGGATGTGTGCTCAAACAGATGGAGAAGCATCTgccagcctgggacagcagcatTCACAGCTGGGAACCTGCAGTGCCCTTGGCAAGCACAACAGGGAGCCCAGGGTATCCTTGGAGAGGCTAAAACCAAAGAATTGCTGGAACctgcacagcaaaaaaaaaaaacaccacaaccCACAGAGGGGCCTCAGATCCAGGCAGACATGGACCTCTGAGAGCTGGTGTCTTCTGCCCACTCATGGAACCATGCAGAAGTAACTGTCTGCTGGCCCAAAGAGCCTCTCTCTGTCctggagctctccctgcacacccctgcagatgcccaggcacagcaggctgGCTCCAGGCTCCATGACACAGGTCATATCTGAAGGGAGACCTTGTCCATCAGTGACTGACCTCACTCCTGCAGGAGTTTGGT
This window contains:
- the GPR119 gene encoding glucose-dependent insulinotropic receptor; the encoded protein is MADNRVGDAPSLGRVSREAAMASWALGAILTVLASLIIAANMLVAIILLCHIRKRGSKGLCFVLNLALADAMVGFTVMGLAVDELSQPFPASQQFCILRMAFVMSSCAASILSLILVACDRHLAIRKPFHYFQLVTGPRVGLCLVGLWLFAAIIGFLPVFIPYFQRISNHWKCSFFNLFQPSYMLTMFCLGFFPALFLFLYLYCDMLKIASVHVQHIQEVEQAGLGGGCPPPRATSDMKAMRTVAVLIGCFTFSWLPFFICSIVQMACPECFPYKVIENFLWLLGLGNSLLNPLLYSYWQKDVQFQLSQLAAGVKRRVLLHLGNGRCFLGRNTKAPPAVSCLELQD